One window of the Chryseobacterium shigense genome contains the following:
- a CDS encoding GH3 auxin-responsive promoter family protein, whose amino-acid sequence MLNFFKKNAALIWAKKHVRKTGEFKKNSVRNQEALLLSLVKTAQKTLFGREHDFENIQSVKEFQDKVPVADYEDLKPYIERVKKGQANILWTETPEYFAKTSGTTSGSKYIPISKEGMPFQVAGAQSALFHYIAKKNNADFVNGKMIFLQGSPELEEVFGIKTGRLSGIVAHHIPAYLQKNRLPSWNTNIMEDWEAKVDKIIEETEHENMTLISGIPPWLIMYFEKLTEKHGKKIKQLFPNLQLLVTGGVNYEPYRDKMNELLGGKVDIIQTFPASEGFFAFQDDYMKEGLLLLTDHGIFYEFIPLEEYGKPNARRLTLKDVELHKDYALILTTNSGLWAYSIGDVVRFIDKEPYRILVSGRTKHFTSAFGEHVIAFEVEEAMKAALEKHPAQITEFHLAPQVNPKEGLPYHEWMIEFEKEPENLELFRNELDRQLRERNTYYDDLITGNILQVLHITGLKKNAFHEYAKSQGKLGGQNKIPRLANDRKIADLLEIYKL is encoded by the coding sequence ATGTTAAACTTCTTCAAGAAAAATGCGGCATTGATCTGGGCAAAAAAACATGTCCGGAAAACCGGGGAATTCAAAAAAAACTCAGTGAGAAATCAGGAAGCTCTTTTGCTGTCCTTAGTAAAAACAGCTCAGAAAACCCTTTTCGGAAGGGAACATGATTTTGAAAATATACAATCTGTTAAGGAGTTCCAGGATAAGGTTCCCGTTGCAGATTATGAAGATCTGAAACCTTACATCGAAAGGGTAAAAAAAGGACAGGCCAATATTCTCTGGACCGAAACTCCTGAATATTTTGCAAAAACTTCAGGCACAACTTCAGGCTCGAAATATATTCCGATCTCAAAGGAAGGAATGCCGTTTCAGGTTGCGGGAGCCCAAAGCGCACTGTTTCATTATATTGCAAAGAAAAATAATGCAGATTTTGTGAACGGAAAAATGATCTTTCTCCAGGGAAGCCCTGAACTGGAAGAAGTCTTTGGCATAAAAACAGGACGTCTTTCAGGAATCGTAGCCCATCATATTCCGGCCTACCTTCAAAAAAACCGTCTTCCGAGCTGGAATACCAATATTATGGAGGATTGGGAGGCCAAAGTTGACAAGATCATTGAAGAAACGGAACATGAAAACATGACGCTTATTTCAGGAATCCCGCCGTGGCTGATTATGTATTTTGAGAAACTTACTGAGAAACACGGAAAGAAGATCAAACAGTTATTCCCCAATCTGCAGCTTCTTGTTACCGGGGGCGTCAATTATGAGCCATACCGGGATAAAATGAATGAACTACTGGGCGGGAAAGTTGATATTATCCAAACTTTTCCGGCATCTGAAGGATTTTTTGCTTTTCAGGACGACTATATGAAAGAGGGGCTGCTTCTTTTAACGGATCACGGAATTTTCTATGAATTTATTCCTCTGGAAGAATACGGTAAACCCAATGCCAGAAGATTGACTTTAAAAGATGTAGAACTCCACAAAGATTATGCACTTATCCTTACCACCAATTCAGGTTTGTGGGCTTATTCAATAGGTGATGTTGTAAGGTTCATAGATAAGGAGCCGTACAGAATCCTGGTAAGCGGAAGAACGAAACATTTCACGTCTGCCTTTGGAGAGCATGTAATCGCCTTTGAAGTTGAAGAAGCCATGAAAGCTGCTTTGGAAAAGCATCCTGCACAGATCACGGAATTCCATCTTGCTCCACAGGTAAATCCTAAAGAAGGACTTCCGTATCATGAATGGATGATAGAATTTGAAAAAGAGCCTGAAAATTTAGAGTTATTCAGAAATGAACTGGACCGCCAGCTTAGAGAGAGAAATACATATTATGATGATCTCATTACGGGAAATATTCTTCAGGTGCTTCATATTACCGGACTAAAAAAGAATGCTTTCCATGAGTATGCAAAATCCCAGGGTAAATTGGGAGGCCAAAATAAAATACCCAGACTTGCGAATGACAGAAAAATTGCAGATCTATTGGAAATTTACAAACTTTAA
- the mfd gene encoding transcription-repair coupling factor: MQLKPIREKFLPDLLQKEFGKEIFIQLEKSQHVSVRGSAGSSVSIFVAELFLTQKKTVLYLVDDKEDALYANTEMEDLLGKDKVLYFPATHLEPYQVEKTQNANLVLRTEVLNKINSGKSPKVIVAYAGALSEKVLKKEDFKAISHHIKVGDQLDFDFVDELLNHYNFQQADFVSEPGEFSVRGGIVDVFSYSNEKPYRITFFGNEVESIKTFDIETQLSIDKIKDFQLVSNMNFSVSGTRVSLLQLLAKESCVVSRNGAVGMQKIRAFYEKSLEKYETLSKDIAHRTPQELFISDQDFLFDFKKFKTVDFAGITIEGLKEVTEIKVEQLPQPSFHKNFELLIEDIEEKQNEGFDTWISFSTEKQKERLESIFEELEHELPFKSFKSELHEGFVDNDHKLLVYTDHQIFDRYQRYKAKNTFAKSEQLTLKDLMSLKIGDYIAHIDHGIGKFMGLVKVNNDGKIQECFKLTYKNGDLLYVSIHSLHKISKYNGPDGKEVVLSKLGSPAWKSLKQKTKAKVKQIAFDLIRLYAERKTAKGFAYTPDSYLQNELEASFIYEDTPDQEKATIDVKRDMEAETVMDRLVCGDVGFGKTEVAIRAAFKAATDGKQVAVLVPTTILAFQHYRSFKERLKDFPVNVSYVNRFRTAKQKSEALDGLKNGKVDIIIGTHQLVSTSVKFKDLGLLIIDEEHKFGVSVKDKLKTLKNNVDTLTLTATPIPRTLQFSLMAARDLSVIKTPPPNRQPVDTQLIGFNEETLRDAVSYELQRDGQVYFINNRIENLKDIAGLIQRLVPDARVITGHGQMEGKQLEKNVLDFMEGKYDVLVSTTIVESGVDVPNANTIFINDAQKFGMADLHQMRGRVGRSNRKAFCYLITPPYDMITSDARKRLEAIEQFSDLGSGFQIAMKDLEIRGAGDLLGAEQSGFINEMGFETYQKLMQEALEELKDDADFENLFDNEEDRQKLFKSVKDVNIDTDLELMLPDFYISNTEERLLLYQKIAEINNEKDLHQFELELMDRFGALPKEAINLLKSVALKWLAAEIGFEKIVMKNGIFLGYFPANPQDKFYQTDRFRHIISYLTQNPAEAQLKEKIGKEGNLLMMRKEKVKNVDEVNILLKTIIGHN; the protein is encoded by the coding sequence ATGCAGCTAAAACCTATCCGCGAAAAATTTCTTCCCGATCTGCTTCAGAAAGAGTTTGGAAAAGAAATCTTCATCCAATTAGAAAAAAGTCAGCATGTTTCCGTGAGAGGAAGTGCAGGGTCCTCAGTTTCCATTTTTGTTGCTGAACTCTTTTTAACGCAAAAGAAAACCGTTCTCTATCTGGTGGATGATAAGGAAGATGCGCTGTATGCCAATACCGAAATGGAAGACCTGCTTGGAAAGGATAAGGTACTGTATTTCCCGGCAACTCACCTTGAGCCGTACCAGGTAGAGAAAACACAGAATGCCAATCTTGTACTCAGGACGGAGGTTTTGAATAAGATCAATTCCGGAAAATCACCTAAAGTTATTGTGGCTTATGCAGGGGCGCTTTCTGAAAAAGTTTTGAAAAAAGAAGACTTTAAAGCCATTTCGCATCATATAAAAGTGGGAGACCAGCTGGATTTTGATTTTGTGGATGAACTGCTGAATCACTATAATTTCCAGCAGGCAGATTTTGTTTCTGAACCGGGAGAATTCTCCGTAAGGGGTGGAATTGTTGATGTGTTTTCGTATTCCAATGAAAAGCCTTACCGTATCACTTTCTTTGGGAATGAAGTGGAAAGTATTAAGACCTTTGATATTGAAACACAGCTTTCCATAGATAAAATAAAAGACTTTCAACTGGTTTCCAATATGAACTTTTCAGTATCCGGAACCAGGGTTTCATTGCTTCAGCTGCTGGCTAAAGAAAGTTGTGTTGTATCCAGAAACGGAGCTGTCGGGATGCAGAAGATCAGGGCTTTTTATGAGAAATCATTGGAGAAATATGAAACGTTAAGTAAAGATATTGCCCACAGAACACCACAGGAACTTTTTATTTCAGATCAGGATTTTTTATTCGATTTCAAAAAATTTAAAACAGTTGATTTTGCAGGTATTACTATTGAAGGGCTTAAAGAAGTTACCGAAATAAAAGTTGAACAGCTTCCACAGCCTTCTTTCCACAAGAATTTTGAATTGCTGATAGAAGATATTGAGGAAAAGCAGAATGAAGGTTTTGATACCTGGATCTCTTTTTCTACAGAAAAACAAAAAGAAAGACTTGAATCCATATTTGAAGAGCTGGAGCATGAGCTTCCTTTTAAAAGTTTTAAATCCGAATTACACGAAGGCTTTGTAGATAATGACCACAAGCTTTTAGTATATACGGATCACCAGATCTTTGACCGCTATCAAAGGTATAAAGCGAAAAATACCTTTGCAAAATCCGAACAGTTAACCCTGAAAGACCTGATGTCCCTGAAAATTGGAGACTATATTGCCCATATCGACCATGGAATTGGCAAGTTCATGGGGCTTGTCAAGGTAAACAATGACGGGAAAATCCAGGAATGTTTTAAACTTACTTACAAAAACGGGGACTTATTATATGTAAGTATCCACTCACTGCATAAAATTTCAAAATATAACGGTCCGGACGGAAAAGAAGTTGTATTGAGCAAATTAGGTTCTCCGGCCTGGAAATCTTTGAAACAGAAAACAAAGGCAAAAGTAAAACAGATCGCTTTTGACCTTATCAGGCTGTATGCGGAAAGAAAAACAGCAAAAGGATTTGCCTATACACCGGATTCTTACCTGCAGAATGAGCTGGAAGCCAGTTTTATTTATGAAGATACTCCGGATCAGGAAAAAGCAACCATTGATGTAAAGCGTGATATGGAGGCGGAAACGGTTATGGACAGGCTGGTTTGTGGAGATGTAGGTTTCGGGAAAACAGAAGTTGCGATCCGTGCAGCATTTAAAGCGGCAACAGATGGGAAGCAGGTTGCTGTATTGGTTCCTACCACTATTCTGGCGTTTCAGCATTACAGGAGCTTCAAGGAAAGGCTGAAAGATTTTCCCGTAAATGTCTCTTATGTAAACAGATTCAGGACAGCCAAGCAAAAATCAGAAGCTTTAGACGGTCTTAAAAACGGCAAAGTAGATATCATCATCGGAACACATCAGCTGGTAAGCACCTCTGTAAAGTTCAAAGATCTGGGATTGCTCATTATTGATGAAGAGCATAAATTCGGAGTTTCAGTGAAAGATAAACTGAAAACACTAAAGAATAATGTAGATACCCTTACATTGACTGCCACACCGATCCCGAGAACGCTTCAGTTTTCCCTGATGGCCGCAAGAGATCTTTCGGTTATAAAAACACCACCGCCAAACAGGCAGCCGGTTGATACCCAGCTGATCGGTTTTAATGAAGAAACCCTGAGGGATGCTGTCTCTTATGAGCTTCAGAGAGACGGACAGGTATATTTCATCAATAACAGGATAGAAAACCTGAAAGATATTGCGGGACTTATCCAGAGACTTGTACCGGATGCAAGGGTTATTACAGGGCACGGACAAATGGAAGGCAAACAGCTGGAAAAGAATGTCCTTGATTTTATGGAAGGAAAATACGACGTTCTTGTTTCCACAACAATCGTTGAAAGTGGAGTAGATGTTCCCAATGCCAATACAATATTTATCAATGATGCCCAAAAGTTTGGAATGGCAGATCTGCACCAGATGAGAGGAAGGGTAGGGCGAAGCAACAGGAAAGCTTTCTGTTACCTCATTACGCCTCCGTATGATATGATAACTTCTGATGCCAGGAAGCGTCTTGAAGCCATTGAGCAGTTCTCTGATTTAGGAAGCGGCTTCCAGATTGCTATGAAAGATCTTGAGATCCGTGGTGCAGGAGATCTTCTTGGTGCTGAACAAAGCGGTTTTATTAATGAGATGGGGTTTGAAACATACCAGAAGCTGATGCAGGAGGCTCTGGAAGAATTAAAAGATGATGCAGATTTTGAAAATCTGTTTGATAATGAAGAAGACAGGCAGAAGCTGTTCAAATCCGTAAAAGATGTCAATATTGATACCGACCTGGAGCTGATGCTTCCGGATTTCTATATTTCCAATACGGAAGAAAGATTGCTGCTGTATCAGAAAATTGCAGAGATTAATAATGAAAAGGATCTTCATCAGTTTGAACTTGAATTGATGGACCGTTTCGGAGCCTTACCGAAAGAAGCCATCAATTTATTAAAAAGTGTTGCGCTGAAATGGCTTGCTGCGGAAATAGGATTTGAAAAGATTGTAATGAAGAATGGTATATTTTTAGGATATTTCCCTGCGAATCCTCAGGATAAGTTTTATCAGACAGACAGATTCAGGCATATCATTAGTTATTTAACACAAAATCCTGCGGAGGCCCAGCTTAAGGAAAAGATAGGTAAAGAAGGAAATCTGCTGATGATGAGAAAAGAAAAGGTGAAAAATGTGGATGAAGTTAATATTCTTTTAAAAACAATTATCGGACACAACTAA
- the pth gene encoding aminoacyl-tRNA hydrolase, whose protein sequence is MKYLIVGLGNKGPEYENTRHNIGFKVAEKIAETLDVSFNTTNFGWMAEGKYKGRKVFVLKPDTYMNLSGNAVRFWMQKENIPLENVLIITDDLALPFGTLRMKMKGSDAGHNGLKSINEMLNTPNYARLRFGISADFSEGRQVDYVLGTWNEEESEKLPERIEKFSKAGLSFVFAGINNTMSAFNGK, encoded by the coding sequence ATGAAATATTTAATAGTCGGGCTTGGAAACAAAGGCCCTGAATACGAAAATACACGCCACAACATAGGATTCAAAGTAGCTGAAAAAATTGCAGAAACACTTGATGTTTCATTTAATACAACCAATTTCGGGTGGATGGCAGAAGGGAAGTATAAAGGACGGAAGGTTTTCGTTCTGAAGCCGGATACCTATATGAACCTTTCCGGAAATGCTGTAAGATTCTGGATGCAGAAAGAGAATATTCCATTGGAAAATGTACTGATTATTACCGATGATCTTGCTCTTCCGTTCGGAACTTTAAGAATGAAAATGAAAGGCTCTGATGCCGGCCACAATGGGCTTAAAAGCATTAATGAGATGCTTAATACCCCAAATTATGCAAGGCTGAGGTTCGGGATCTCTGCAGACTTCTCCGAAGGCCGCCAGGTAGATTATGTACTGGGAACCTGGAATGAAGAAGAATCTGAAAAACTTCCGGAAAGAATTGAAAAGTTCTCAAAGGCAGGTTTATCTTTTGTATTTGCGGGTATCAATAATACAATGTCTGCATTCAACGGGAAATAG
- a CDS encoding carbonic anhydrase has product MKAHTYETQSTITPEKALDFLKEGNQRFVNNLKANRDLLEQVNATREGQWPFAVVLSCIDSRTSAELIFDQGLGDVFSIRIAGNFINQDILGSMEFGCNVAGSKLVVVLGHTKCGALKGGLDAAQIQGMGMDNLNHLINHFDPIINEIIEEGEERSSKNGVLLERLNQQNVKNAIEDIRTQSSTLKKLEDEGKIKIVGANYDVETGVVTWL; this is encoded by the coding sequence ATGAAAGCACATACATACGAAACTCAATCTACAATTACTCCTGAAAAAGCATTAGATTTTTTAAAAGAAGGAAACCAAAGATTTGTAAATAACCTGAAAGCCAACAGAGATCTTTTGGAACAGGTAAATGCAACACGTGAGGGGCAATGGCCTTTTGCAGTGGTTTTAAGCTGTATAGACAGCCGTACTTCCGCAGAGCTTATCTTTGATCAGGGATTAGGAGACGTTTTCAGTATCAGGATTGCCGGTAATTTTATCAATCAGGATATTTTAGGTTCAATGGAATTTGGCTGTAATGTTGCAGGTTCCAAACTTGTTGTAGTTTTAGGGCACACGAAATGTGGCGCATTAAAAGGCGGTCTGGACGCAGCACAAATCCAGGGAATGGGAATGGATAATCTCAACCATCTGATTAACCATTTCGACCCAATCATCAATGAAATCATTGAAGAAGGTGAAGAACGTTCATCAAAAAACGGGGTGCTTCTGGAAAGACTGAATCAGCAGAACGTAAAAAACGCAATTGAAGATATTCGTACACAAAGTTCAACACTTAAAAAGTTAGAAGATGAAGGTAAGATCAAAATAGTTGGAGCCAATTATGATGTTGAAACCGGAGTTGTAACCTGGCTTTAA
- a CDS encoding SulP family inorganic anion transporter, producing the protein MKKTSFIGGIKENFPSGLVVFLVALPLCLGIALASGAPPLSGVIAGIVGGLVVGCISNSNISVSGPAAGLTAIVLTAITDLGAFELFLCAGIIAGIIQLVLGFVRAGSISNYFPNNVIEGMLAAIGIIIILKQIPHAMGFDKDYEGHESIFDNGLNFGYFTELLGAVHAGAIVVTLVSVGILIAWDRIPALKRMKVLPGALVAVVAGILLNEAFKLSGSALAISTQHLVSLPVPQSLDDFKNLVTMPDFSGFTNTKVWIVGATIAIVASIETLLCIEASDRLDKQRRITDTNLELKAQGIGNLVSSFIGGLPMTSVVVRSSANANAGATSKLSAMIHGVLLLVCVLTIPFILNLIPLATLAAVLILVGYKLAKPATFKHFWHLGKFQFIPFVATVVAVVATDLLKGVGIGLAISVFYILQGNMKRAYYLSREKLDDADEINIKLAEEVSFLNKAAIKKTLKNIKPNSTVTIDARGTSYIATDVLEMIQDFANIRAKEEDINVELLGFKTSYKDYETDEDSHILVTHRRAM; encoded by the coding sequence ATGAAAAAAACATCATTTATAGGAGGAATCAAGGAGAATTTCCCTTCCGGGCTCGTTGTATTCTTAGTAGCACTTCCGTTATGCCTTGGAATCGCTTTAGCATCAGGTGCACCCCCATTGTCCGGTGTCATTGCCGGGATAGTAGGCGGATTGGTTGTAGGATGTATAAGTAATTCAAACATATCCGTATCAGGTCCGGCAGCAGGCCTTACAGCCATTGTCTTAACTGCCATTACAGACCTGGGAGCCTTTGAACTTTTTCTTTGCGCAGGAATTATTGCAGGAATTATCCAGCTGGTTTTAGGATTTGTAAGAGCAGGAAGTATATCCAATTACTTTCCGAATAACGTTATTGAGGGAATGCTTGCCGCTATCGGTATCATTATTATTTTAAAACAGATCCCTCATGCCATGGGATTCGATAAAGATTACGAAGGACATGAATCTATCTTCGATAACGGCCTTAATTTCGGGTACTTTACCGAATTACTGGGAGCTGTACATGCAGGAGCCATTGTGGTAACACTGGTTTCAGTAGGTATTCTTATTGCCTGGGACAGAATTCCGGCCCTGAAAAGAATGAAAGTACTTCCCGGAGCACTGGTAGCAGTAGTGGCGGGAATACTCCTGAATGAGGCATTTAAACTATCCGGAAGCGCTCTGGCGATCAGTACACAGCACCTGGTTTCATTACCGGTTCCACAATCTCTGGATGATTTCAAAAATCTTGTTACGATGCCTGATTTTTCCGGATTCACCAATACCAAGGTATGGATTGTGGGTGCTACTATTGCCATTGTAGCTTCTATTGAAACGCTGCTTTGTATCGAAGCTTCAGACAGGCTGGATAAGCAAAGAAGAATTACGGATACCAACCTTGAGCTTAAGGCACAGGGAATCGGGAATCTGGTAAGTTCATTCATCGGAGGGCTGCCTATGACATCGGTAGTGGTAAGAAGTTCTGCCAATGCAAACGCCGGGGCCACTTCAAAACTTTCAGCGATGATTCATGGTGTACTTTTACTGGTATGTGTGCTGACTATTCCGTTCATACTCAACTTAATACCACTTGCCACACTTGCTGCCGTACTTATTCTTGTAGGATATAAACTGGCGAAACCTGCTACTTTCAAGCATTTCTGGCATTTGGGTAAATTCCAGTTCATCCCGTTTGTGGCTACGGTAGTGGCTGTAGTGGCAACCGACCTTCTTAAAGGAGTTGGGATCGGTCTGGCTATTTCCGTATTCTATATCCTTCAGGGAAATATGAAACGTGCTTATTATCTGAGCAGGGAAAAGCTGGATGATGCTGATGAAATCAACATAAAGCTTGCTGAGGAAGTTTCTTTCCTGAATAAAGCTGCCATCAAAAAAACACTGAAAAACATCAAACCCAACTCCACCGTAACCATTGATGCAAGAGGAACTTCATATATTGCCACAGATGTACTGGAGATGATCCAGGATTTCGCCAATATCAGGGCAAAAGAAGAAGATATTAATGTGGAACTTTTAGGCTTCAAAACTTCATATAAAGACTATGAAACAGATGAAGATTCCCACATTCTGGTTACCCACCGAAGAGCTATGTAA
- a CDS encoding carbonic anhydrase codes for MSQSYEVIFENNRKWVESKISQDPEFFHELAKTQNPDYLYIGCSDSRATAEELMGAKPGEVFVHRNIANVVNTLDMSSTAVIQYAVEHLKVKHIIVCGHYNCGGVKAAMTPQDLGLLNPWLRNIRDVYRLHQAELDAIEDEGKRYDRLVELNVQEQCINVIKMACVQERYIIEEFPIVHGWVFDLRTGKIIDLEIDFEKILKDIQKIYNLTSSDWVMSRKTD; via the coding sequence ATGTCACAATCGTACGAAGTTATTTTCGAAAACAACAGAAAGTGGGTAGAATCTAAAATTTCACAAGACCCGGAATTTTTTCATGAGCTTGCAAAAACTCAGAATCCTGACTATCTGTATATCGGATGTTCAGACAGTAGAGCCACAGCAGAAGAACTCATGGGAGCCAAACCCGGAGAAGTTTTTGTCCACAGAAACATTGCCAATGTTGTCAATACTTTAGATATGAGCTCCACAGCCGTAATTCAGTATGCTGTAGAACATCTTAAAGTAAAACATATTATCGTATGCGGACACTACAACTGTGGTGGCGTAAAAGCAGCGATGACCCCTCAGGATCTGGGATTATTAAACCCATGGCTGAGAAACATCCGTGACGTTTACAGATTACACCAGGCTGAATTAGACGCTATTGAAGATGAGGGCAAACGTTATGACAGACTTGTAGAACTTAATGTTCAGGAGCAGTGCATCAACGTAATTAAAATGGCCTGCGTACAGGAAAGATATATTATCGAGGAATTTCCTATTGTACATGGCTGGGTATTTGACCTGAGAACAGGTAAGATCATTGATTTGGAGATCGATTTCGAAAAAATTCTGAAAGACATCCAGAAAATCTACAACCTTACAAGTTCCGATTGGGTAATGAGCAGAAAAACAGATTAG